The following are encoded together in the Candidatus Methylomirabilis oxygeniifera genome:
- a CDS encoding putative Holliday junction resolvase (Evidence 3 : Function proposed based on presence of conserved amino acid motif, structural feature or limited homology; Product type pe : putative enzyme) — protein sequence MQRYLGIDFGTKRIGVAISDELGLTAQPLPTLEPSTDEAAVRAIREIMDQYGILDVVVGLPKNMNGTLGPSAERALAFAGQLEEGGSVKVTMWDERLTSLAAERLLIEADLSRAKRKRRVDQMAAVLILQGFLDRRHRQQEHSL from the coding sequence GTGCAGCGATACCTGGGGATCGATTTCGGGACGAAGCGGATCGGGGTAGCGATAAGCGACGAGTTGGGGCTCACCGCTCAACCTCTGCCCACGCTCGAGCCGTCTACAGACGAGGCGGCCGTTCGTGCCATTCGAGAGATCATGGATCAGTACGGTATACTCGATGTCGTTGTGGGCCTACCGAAAAATATGAACGGTACACTCGGACCCTCGGCGGAGCGGGCCTTGGCGTTTGCCGGACAACTGGAAGAGGGCGGGTCGGTCAAGGTGACGATGTGGGACGAGCGACTGACCAGTCTGGCGGCAGAACGCCTGCTGATTGAGGCCGATCTGTCGCGGGCCAAGCGGAAACGGCGCGTCGATCAGATGGCCGCCGTCCTGATCCTGCAGGGCTTCCTCGATCGGCGCCATCGTCAGCAGGAGCACTCCTTGTGA
- a CDS encoding Aminodeoxychorismate lyase: MSTTLSTTSPSQRAIALCLCLLVGGGIAWYVLGGTPSTKETSRAVVIRPQTGAFDIARTLKEAGVIRSRAAFLAVAVARGTQRRLLAGEYEFGPGLSLLEVIRRIEQGKGLVHQTTIPEGFAARQIAELLHEKGLIDQERFLALLQDRRLLRQYNVDGDSLEGYLFPDTYRLVKGMGEEAIIELMAHRFTEMFGSAEQARARELKMSVADIVTIASLIEREAMADEERPLISAVFHNRLRLGMPLQSDPTVLYGLSRFSGKLTKANLRAPSPYNTYLHRGLPPGPIASPGRASVMAALYPASSRYLYFVSKNDGTHVFSNTLREHDAMVRRYQIRRAG; this comes from the coding sequence GTGAGCACGACACTCTCCACGACTTCGCCGTCACAACGGGCTATCGCGCTGTGCCTCTGTCTGTTGGTGGGAGGAGGTATCGCGTGGTACGTTCTGGGCGGTACACCATCCACGAAGGAGACTTCGCGCGCCGTTGTCATTCGACCACAGACAGGCGCCTTCGATATCGCAAGGACACTGAAAGAGGCTGGTGTGATTCGCAGTCGTGCTGCCTTTCTGGCTGTCGCTGTCGCTCGTGGCACGCAACGACGCCTGCTTGCTGGAGAGTATGAGTTTGGTCCCGGCCTTAGCCTGCTTGAGGTGATCCGCCGGATCGAGCAGGGGAAAGGGCTCGTCCATCAGACGACGATTCCCGAGGGGTTTGCCGCCCGACAGATCGCCGAACTCCTTCACGAAAAGGGGCTGATCGACCAGGAACGGTTCCTGGCGCTCTTACAGGACCGTCGATTGCTCCGGCAGTACAACGTCGATGGTGACTCGCTTGAAGGGTACCTGTTTCCGGATACCTATCGCCTTGTCAAGGGGATGGGTGAGGAGGCGATTATTGAGCTGATGGCTCATCGATTTACGGAGATGTTCGGTTCTGCGGAGCAGGCGCGCGCCAGGGAGTTGAAGATGTCGGTTGCAGATATCGTGACCATTGCCTCGCTGATCGAACGGGAAGCGATGGCGGATGAAGAGCGGCCGCTTATCTCAGCGGTCTTCCATAACAGGCTGCGGCTCGGGATGCCGCTTCAATCCGATCCTACCGTACTCTATGGCCTCTCCCGGTTTAGCGGCAAGCTTACGAAAGCGAATCTGCGGGCGCCGTCGCCATACAATACGTATCTTCACCGGGGCCTGCCGCCGGGTCCGATTGCAAGCCCAGGACGCGCCTCCGTCATGGCTGCCCTCTATCCGGCTTCCTCCCGATATCTGTACTTCGTCTCAAAAAATGATGGGACGCATGTCTTCTCAAATACGCTGCGGGAGCACGATGCGATGGTGAGGCGGTATCAGATCAGGAGGGCAGGGTAA
- a CDS encoding exported protein of unknown function (Evidence 5 : No homology to any previously reported sequences), with the protein MRGRIVIVLLGCVLAACATEQAAVKEEKADTHYNLGVARLASGDVKQAIAEFGQAIGDAPDNSVYRNALGLAYLMDRRLDQAVASFQRAVQLDPKFSDAYNNLGSAFVQQADYDQAVTAFRQALLNPAYLSPEQAHLNLGNVYMVQGRTADAVMEFKRALDILPDFAEAHNRLGYAYLVQGQLELAIAELTLAVKQAPELATAYQSLGFTYLSANEKDRARQAFQKVVDLSPTSEMAAEAMRQFKRLSQ; encoded by the coding sequence ATGCGGGGTCGGATCGTTATCGTTCTGCTGGGTTGTGTGCTTGCCGCCTGTGCCACAGAACAGGCGGCGGTCAAGGAGGAAAAGGCCGACACCCATTACAATTTAGGTGTTGCGCGGCTGGCCAGCGGCGACGTCAAGCAGGCGATTGCGGAGTTCGGTCAGGCGATCGGCGACGCCCCGGATAATTCGGTCTATCGCAATGCCTTGGGGTTGGCGTACCTGATGGATCGCCGCCTCGATCAGGCCGTTGCCTCCTTTCAAAGGGCGGTCCAGCTCGACCCGAAATTTTCTGATGCCTACAATAATCTTGGTTCGGCATTTGTCCAGCAGGCCGACTACGATCAGGCCGTCACGGCCTTCAGGCAGGCGCTATTAAACCCCGCCTACCTGTCTCCCGAGCAGGCGCACCTGAATCTGGGGAATGTCTACATGGTCCAGGGACGGACTGCCGATGCGGTTATGGAGTTCAAGCGCGCGCTGGACATCCTCCCCGATTTCGCCGAGGCCCATAATCGACTGGGCTACGCCTACCTGGTGCAAGGACAGTTGGAACTGGCGATCGCCGAACTGACACTGGCCGTCAAGCAGGCGCCGGAACTCGCTACGGCTTACCAGAGCCTGGGCTTTACCTATCTGTCGGCAAATGAGAAAGACCGGGCCAGGCAGGCGTTTCAGAAGGTCGTGGATCTGAGTCCCACGAGCGAGATGGCGGCTGAGGCGATGCGCCAGTTCAAACGGCTCAGTCAGTAA
- a CDS encoding conserved protein of unknown function (Evidence 4 : Homologs of previously reported genes of unknown function), producing MPQTATGRRLLSLYRNLFRYFGPQRWWPARSRFEVIVGAILTQNTAWINVEKAITALRTARLLNPRGIDSVPQEHLATLIRPSGYYNMKTERLKHVTRFLLTRYGGSVRRMGRTGLSELREELLGISGVGEETADSILLYAGDRPIFVVDAYTRRVLERHGLIAKNTRYGEIQRLFMTHLPTDATLFNEYHALLVAVGKTYCRRTPNCDKCPLRYDLPEGSPLLPRPE from the coding sequence ATGCCACAGACAGCAACCGGACGTCGGCTCCTCTCCCTCTATCGAAATCTGTTCCGATATTTTGGACCACAACGCTGGTGGCCGGCCCGTTCCCGGTTTGAGGTCATCGTCGGCGCCATTCTGACCCAGAATACCGCCTGGATCAATGTTGAGAAGGCGATCACGGCGTTGCGGACCGCCCGTCTGCTCAACCCCCGTGGCATCGATAGCGTGCCGCAGGAGCATCTCGCCACGCTCATCCGGCCGTCGGGTTATTATAACATGAAGACTGAACGCCTGAAACACGTCACGCGTTTCCTGCTGACGCGCTACGGCGGGAGTGTCAGGCGGATGGGTCGGACGGGGTTATCCGAATTGCGTGAGGAGTTGCTGGGGATTTCAGGGGTCGGCGAGGAGACAGCCGACTCGATCCTGCTATACGCGGGCGACCGGCCGATCTTCGTCGTGGACGCCTACACTCGACGGGTACTGGAACGGCATGGGCTGATTGCGAAGAACACTCGGTATGGTGAGATCCAGCGCCTCTTCATGACCCACCTGCCGACCGACGCGACACTCTTCAATGAATATCACGCCCTGCTGGTAGCCGTCGGCAAGACCTACTGCCGGAGAACACCGAACTGCGACAAATGTCCCCTCCGTTACGACTTACCGGAAGGATCACCCCTTCTGCCGCGCCCAGAGTAG
- a CDS encoding putative threonine synthase (TS) (modular protein) (Evidence 3 : Function proposed based on presence of conserved amino acid motif, structural feature or limited homology) has translation MAARGRRREARFYELYCIVCGTTCTEQESSSRCVSCGKPLGVRYDYSYIRARLNRYSLKTSPIKALKYLDFYPILNLDLVVSLDEGGTPLYRCHRLAEELGIKQLYIKNEGMNPTGVFKDRGTLVEITKAKEQGAKAICVASTGNMAGSVAAYASIANLPCYVAVPEGTPIGKMAQSLSYGARVLQIRGTYNDAASIAEQMSRRYGYYLAGDYAFRVEGQKSQAFEIVEQLDWQAPAVVIVPMGCGTNIAALWKGFKEFYELGLISSLPRMIGVQPIGCPPIVAAFNQGTDEIIPVKKPESVASALMAGDPLDGLKALAALRESGGCALSLSDTEILQAQQRIARQESIFVEPSGAIPVGALALLLTSGRVRADETVVCLATGNGLKDPRAALRVLPSPATIDPSMQEVEKFLKLRLYEIRAAGAKNGDKNLFEAVPSVTDVTARVRQEFGVKLTAEYGGKVRSLIEEFVKKGKPIMKADLQYIVENVLKGLSVHEPILTVEDFKVLTSLHGQAEAAVWVLFDGEKVEATAAGVGPVDAVINALKQAALTRGKLFFELIDYNVEISSPGTNASVETTMVMKDAEGNRIVAIGTSPDIIVASVNAFVEGYNLLWARQKG, from the coding sequence ATGGCTGCAAGGGGACGGCGTAGGGAAGCCAGGTTTTATGAGCTCTACTGCATTGTGTGCGGCACGACCTGCACCGAGCAGGAGAGCAGTTCGCGTTGCGTCAGTTGCGGCAAGCCGCTTGGCGTTCGTTATGACTATAGCTATATCCGGGCTCGCCTCAATCGATACTCACTGAAGACCTCTCCGATCAAAGCGCTCAAATATCTCGATTTCTACCCTATCCTCAATCTCGATCTTGTGGTCTCGCTTGATGAGGGCGGAACACCGCTGTACCGGTGCCATCGGTTAGCGGAGGAGTTGGGGATCAAGCAGCTCTATATCAAAAATGAGGGGATGAATCCGACCGGCGTGTTCAAGGATCGAGGGACGCTGGTCGAAATCACCAAGGCTAAAGAACAAGGCGCCAAGGCGATCTGCGTGGCCTCTACCGGCAATATGGCCGGTTCCGTCGCCGCCTATGCCTCGATCGCGAATTTGCCATGCTATGTGGCGGTTCCGGAGGGAACCCCAATCGGAAAAATGGCCCAGTCTCTTTCCTATGGCGCCAGGGTCCTGCAGATCCGAGGGACGTATAACGATGCGGCCTCCATTGCCGAGCAGATGAGCCGACGATATGGGTATTATCTGGCCGGCGATTACGCCTTTCGCGTCGAAGGCCAGAAGTCACAGGCGTTCGAGATTGTGGAGCAGTTAGACTGGCAGGCCCCGGCCGTCGTTATTGTTCCCATGGGCTGCGGGACCAACATCGCCGCTCTCTGGAAGGGGTTCAAAGAGTTTTATGAGCTGGGGTTGATCTCGTCTTTGCCGCGGATGATCGGTGTCCAGCCGATCGGTTGTCCGCCGATCGTGGCTGCGTTTAACCAGGGCACCGACGAGATTATTCCTGTAAAGAAACCGGAATCGGTCGCCTCAGCACTGATGGCAGGCGATCCGTTGGATGGGCTGAAGGCACTGGCGGCGTTGCGAGAATCTGGCGGATGCGCGCTATCGCTCAGTGATACCGAGATCTTGCAGGCGCAGCAGCGGATCGCGCGCCAGGAGTCGATCTTCGTGGAGCCGTCCGGGGCGATTCCCGTCGGGGCGCTCGCGCTGCTGCTGACCAGCGGGCGTGTGAGGGCGGATGAGACGGTGGTCTGCCTCGCCACAGGGAACGGGCTCAAGGATCCCAGGGCGGCGCTACGAGTCCTCCCGTCGCCCGCTACCATCGATCCGTCAATGCAGGAGGTCGAGAAGTTCCTGAAGCTGCGCCTGTATGAGATCAGGGCCGCAGGCGCCAAGAACGGCGATAAGAACCTGTTTGAGGCAGTCCCCTCAGTGACCGACGTGACCGCGCGGGTACGACAGGAGTTCGGCGTCAAGCTGACCGCCGAATACGGCGGTAAGGTACGATCATTGATCGAGGAGTTTGTGAAGAAGGGGAAGCCGATCATGAAGGCCGACCTTCAGTATATTGTTGAGAATGTCCTCAAGGGTCTATCGGTTCACGAACCGATCCTCACCGTAGAGGACTTTAAGGTATTGACGTCGCTCCATGGTCAGGCGGAAGCGGCCGTCTGGGTCCTGTTCGACGGGGAGAAAGTGGAAGCGACCGCTGCAGGTGTCGGGCCGGTGGATGCGGTCATCAACGCCCTGAAACAGGCCGCCTTGACCCGCGGGAAGCTCTTCTTCGAGCTGATTGACTACAATGTAGAAATCAGCTCACCCGGGACCAATGCCTCGGTCGAGACCACCATGGTCATGAAGGACGCTGAAGGCAACCGAATCGTCGCCATCGGGACTTCCCCCGACATCATCGTCGCCTCAGTCAACGCCTTCGTGGAGGGGTATAACCTACTCTGGGCGCGGCAGAAGGGGTGA